From Nicotiana tabacum cultivar K326 chromosome 20, ASM71507v2, whole genome shotgun sequence, one genomic window encodes:
- the LOC107778377 gene encoding protein SIEVE ELEMENT OCCLUSION C, whose amino-acid sequence MRPLNLSTFFTSSPMSLLQQFDPCSLSSIEEDLLIKKILQTHDPDPDPDGRELDSSQLLLVIESTMHFISPKFSYPRSDCINSWNFEVFGLEGKLGYTVNKISHRILCKCYEDGDLHEETMMLFETLGPFKWDAKVVLTLAALVTKYGEFWLIMQLVHHNSLAALTAALKQMPRELNMLNIQFKALNLLFDTMIEAANLVLEFEGLPLQQQLLDDEAIVVTKSKMYITIYWILRSSISCAPLIADFRTMKHNQVHSNSTTIAAWTVFSLVYKLSGLCNDLREKLHMCHMQIDRKFPEKIRDLFKLSHCHNQEVLHVLFSSTNDLPLKDSSREKYFGIQELENKVVILLISKPELIAVEKIFYLVHQMHDHPLHKKFGASYAVIWVPIPSSHTWNLSDEMNFNFLSNSLPWFSIRDPWLLHSAVINFIRKEWSYKEEPLMVVLSTDGVVTNLNAIDMVWLWGAKAFPFSASREKELWEQENRILQLLIDGIDPLLTNLVDEGKHICFYGSDKISWIRDFNNTLQKIKNSMGIQLEAIYVGYRNPHNKDVGNILGICIEENSSIFLSTAKMKLFWLRLESIKNSVARLDQAAHYNSIIQPLLDACETSTDWMIIGKGSSTDIIILKGRQVQECLNLVPEWAENVAKLGLFGAIRCAMESPLPVKPCYHNEILQSEEGLTEEFVFCSRCKRPVEKFVVYQCNVTESAQED is encoded by the exons ATGCGACCTCTCAATCTGTCAACTTTCTTCACTTCCAGCCCCATGAGTTTATTGCAACAATTTGATCCATGTTCCCTGTCATCAATAGAAGAAGATCTATTGATTAAGAAGATTCTCCAAACCCATGATCCTGATCCTGATCCTGATGGTCGTGAGCTAGATTCTAGTCAATTGCTTCTTGTCATTGAGAGCACCATGCATTTCATCTCACCTAAG TTCTCTTATCCTCGAAGCGATTGTATAAATTCATGGAATTTCGAAGTGTTTGGATTAGAAGGAAAGCTTGGATACACCGTTAATAAGATCTCGCATAGG ATTCTGTGCAAATGCTATGAGGATGGAGACTTACATGAAGAAACTATGATGTTGTTTGAAACTTTAGGCCCTTTCAAATGGGATGCTAAAGTAGTTTTAACACTTGCAGCATTGGTGACAAAATATGGCGAGTTTTGGCTCATAATGCAGCTAGTCCATCACAACTCTCTGGCAGCTTTAACTGCAGCACTAAAGCAAATGCCTCGAGAGTTAAACATGTTAAATATACAATTTAAAGCTTTGAACTTGTTGTTCGATACTATGATAGAGGCAGCAAATCTTGTCCTCGAGTTTGAAGGCTTGCCTTTGCAACAACAACTTTTGGATGATGAGGCAATTGTTGTTACAAAGTCAAAGATGTACATAACAATCTACTGGATTTTAAGAAGCTCAATATCATGCGCTCCTCTCATCGCAGATTTCAGGACCATGAAACATAACCAAGT GCATTCAAATTCAACAACCATTGCAGCATGGACTGTATTCAGCTTGGTATACAAGTTAAGTGGCTTATGCAATGACCTCAGAGAGAAATTACATATGTGCCATATGCAAATAG ATAGAAAGTTTCCTGAAAAGATACGCGATCTTTTTAAACTCTCCCATTGTCACAATCAAGAGGTGCTTCATGTGTTATTCTCATCGACAAATGACTTACCATTGAAAGATAGTTCACGAGAAAAG TATTTTGGCATCCAAGAACTGGAAAACAAGGTGGTCATACTCTTGATCTCAAAGCCAGAACTCATTGCCGTGGAGAAAATATTTTATCtagtgcatcaaatgcatgatcATCCCTTACATAAAAAATTTGGAGCAAGCTATGCAGTTATATGGGTCCCAATTCCATCTTCACACACCTGGAATTTGAGTGATGAGATGAATTTCAATTTTCTGTCAAATTCATTGCCCTGGTTCTCAATCCGAGACCCGTGGTTACTGCATTCAGCTGTTATAAACTTTATTAGAAAAGAATGGAGCTATAAAGAGGAACCCCTAATGGTGGTATTAAGCACTGATGGTGTTGTCACAAACTTAAATGCTATTGATATGGTATGGCTATGGGGGGCCAAAGCATTTCCTTTTTCAGCCTCAAGAGAAAAAGAGCTGTGGGAACAAGAAAACAGGATCTTGCAACTTTTAATTGATGGAATTGATCCTTTATTGACCAATTTG GTAGATGAAGGCAAACATATTTGCTTTTATGGAAGTGACAAGATTAGTTGGATCAGAGACTTTAACAACACAttacagaaaataaaaaatagcatGGGAATTCAGCTTGAAGCTATTTATGTTGGCTATAGAAATCCACATAATAAAGATGTTGGGAATATTTTAGGCATCTGCATCGAAGAAAATTCGAGTATTTTCCTATCTACGGCGAAGATGAAGTTGTTCTGGCTTAGACTGGAGAGCATAAAAAATTCAGTTGCTAGACTAGATCAGGCAGCTCACTATAACAGCATCATACAACCGTTACTCGATGCTTGTGAAACGTCGACTGATTGGATGATAATTGGAAAAGGATCATCAACTGATATAATAATCCTCAAGGGGAGACAAGTCCAAGAATGCTTAAATCTTGTTCCAGAATGGGCAGAAAATGTGGCGAAATTGGGGTTATTTGGTGCTATTCGATGTGCTATGGAATCTCCTCTGCCTGTTAAACCCTGCTATCACAATGAGATCCTTCAATCTGAAGAAGGATTGACTGAAGAATTTGTATTTTGCTCCCGCTGTAAGCGTCCTGTGGAAAAGTTTGTTGTCTATCAGTGTAATGTAACAGAGTCAGCACAAGAAGATTGA